A portion of the Candidatus Paceibacterota bacterium genome contains these proteins:
- a CDS encoding ABC transporter substrate-binding protein, giving the protein MKSRYKTLKVFGAAVAVLSLVLTGCSSTSTPSATDETKEVTLNWWWWGTGDVPKMNTWVDWVAKAYEDAHPGVTIKYEERTDTDITTAFEAAAAAKSGPDIAPAWASSPVLSQVWAGNVSPISDYVDKTEMDNWLNTAENAYEGKIWAAPTYIVGLPIVYNKTLFKKAGIDTETPPATWNDFLGLCTSLNKAGITPIVGGNRGGFEGSWWFAHLGKQYMDAPSDLQKAAVSGDFTRIAPWASKFDEMFKNNCFNKDINSLELQEKYDVFNKGGAGMVLAIDGAALGAADALGQSNIGIMTLPVFGDGAMAKYYTATQSISHFITSWSPNKEVSADFIKFWHSTESLNKWFELTGVMPADSRFDQSTVTDPVKQALFALNKLPSVWLSNFEPGSVFEQADLAGGQLISTRKGDGPADIALWKKASESWVTQKPEEVANFKKWAGIK; this is encoded by the coding sequence TTGCTCCAGCACATCAACTCCAAGCGCAACAGACGAGACGAAGGAAGTTACCCTCAACTGGTGGTGGTGGGGCACTGGAGATGTTCCCAAGATGAATACTTGGGTTGACTGGGTTGCGAAAGCATATGAAGACGCGCACCCGGGCGTCACCATCAAGTACGAAGAGAGAACAGATACTGATATTACAACCGCCTTTGAAGCGGCAGCCGCGGCAAAGTCAGGTCCTGACATTGCACCAGCTTGGGCAAGCAGTCCAGTACTCAGCCAGGTCTGGGCCGGGAACGTCTCTCCCATTTCCGATTATGTAGATAAGACAGAAATGGATAATTGGTTAAATACGGCTGAAAATGCTTATGAAGGGAAGATTTGGGCAGCACCTACTTACATCGTTGGGTTGCCAATCGTGTACAACAAGACCCTCTTTAAGAAAGCCGGCATTGATACAGAGACTCCACCCGCAACGTGGAACGATTTCCTTGGACTTTGTACATCTCTCAACAAGGCTGGGATCACCCCAATTGTTGGAGGTAACCGCGGTGGGTTTGAAGGTTCATGGTGGTTTGCGCATCTCGGCAAGCAATATATGGATGCGCCATCAGACCTTCAAAAGGCGGCAGTTTCGGGAGACTTCACTCGAATTGCGCCATGGGCTAGCAAGTTCGATGAAATGTTTAAGAACAATTGCTTTAACAAAGACATTAACAGCCTTGAACTTCAAGAAAAATATGATGTGTTCAATAAAGGCGGGGCTGGAATGGTCCTTGCTATTGATGGAGCCGCTCTCGGTGCAGCAGATGCATTGGGTCAAAGCAACATCGGCATCATGACCCTTCCTGTCTTTGGAGATGGAGCCATGGCGAAGTACTACACCGCTACGCAATCTATCTCGCACTTCATTACTAGTTGGAGCCCAAATAAGGAAGTTTCTGCAGACTTCATCAAGTTTTGGCATTCGACCGAGTCACTTAACAAGTGGTTCGAATTAACTGGTGTTATGCCTGCCGATAGTCGATTTGATCAGAGCACTGTTACTGACCCAGTCAAGCAAGCACTCTTTGCTCTTAACAAACTACCCAGCGTCTGGCTAAGCAACTTTGAACCAGGTTCTGTTTTCGAGCAAGCAGATCTTGCTGGTGGTCAGTTAATTAGTACCCGTAAAGGTGATGGTCCAGCAGACATCGCCCTCTGGAAGAAAGCATCCGAAAGCTGGGTAACGCAAAAGCCAGAAGAGGTCGCTAACTTCAAAAAGTGGGCAGGAATAAAGTAG